In Clostridium sp. JN-1, one genomic interval encodes:
- a CDS encoding methyl-accepting chemotaxis protein codes for MDDETIKNKLQKAFNELIPYMQNFFEDEIAFTMSTTDHFIKVVNSKNINMNAKAGDKLRPGGAAYECIKAKKVTSLIVPKEVFGVKIKAIGIPVKDQNNNTVGSIVLVKSLKRTNEIKVLSQNLLDSVGSISQVLKAINSAIQDTVTNNSKILAEVKDAQDNAKNSDEVINFVKGVASQTNLLGLNAAIEASRAGEHGRGFSVVASEIRKLSSSSSKSINEINEILVKINNSINNIAESISSTTDTFGNQLEQLKGMDGSIQNLDSMVLELEKLAK; via the coding sequence ATGGATGATGAGACAATAAAAAACAAATTACAAAAGGCTTTTAATGAACTTATTCCTTACATGCAAAATTTTTTCGAAGATGAAATTGCTTTTACAATGTCAACCACGGATCATTTTATAAAAGTTGTAAATAGTAAAAACATAAATATGAACGCCAAAGCTGGTGATAAATTAAGACCTGGAGGAGCTGCATATGAATGTATTAAGGCTAAAAAAGTTACATCTTTAATAGTACCCAAAGAGGTATTTGGAGTTAAAATCAAGGCAATTGGGATTCCTGTAAAAGATCAAAATAATAATACAGTTGGAAGCATAGTTTTGGTAAAGTCTTTAAAACGAACTAATGAAATTAAAGTATTATCACAAAACTTATTGGATTCAGTTGGTAGTATATCACAAGTTTTAAAGGCAATAAACTCTGCAATTCAAGACACAGTTACTAATAATAGCAAAATCTTGGCAGAAGTAAAAGATGCACAAGATAATGCTAAAAATTCAGATGAAGTAATTAACTTTGTAAAAGGAGTAGCTTCTCAAACAAATCTTCTTGGGTTAAATGCAGCAATAGAAGCATCTAGAGCTGGTGAACACGGTAGGGGATTTTCTGTTGTAGCTAGTGAAATACGAAAATTGTCCAGCTCAAGTAGTAAATCAATTAATGAAATTAATGAAATATTAGTTAAAATAAATAATTCTATAAATAACATAGCAGAGAGTATATCTAGTACAACGGATACTTTTGGAAATCAACTTGAGCAGTTAAAAGGAATGGACGGATCAATACAAAATTTAGATTCAATGGTCCTTGAACTTGAAAAGTTAGCTAAATAA
- a CDS encoding 2-hydroxyglutaryl-CoA dehydratase, with protein sequence MKITFPHFGYTYLAVKAIFDGLGIDYVIPPINNKTAIEIGTRYSPEEICLPFKIMIGNYIQSIEQGADTILIIGSCGPCRFGEYCELQMNILKKLGYGLNIIVLDKPSAIGIKELLNRLYKISSSSSVDTREKLRTLYTANKIINLLDKIERNVHLFAGYEMKRGWYKNIFKECIKKAYDCNDPYSMLKLLEHYDLMIRKAPLNKKKKPLKIAIVGEIYTIIEPFANLYIEDKLMDYEVCSYRRLSPSWWIKNTILSIFNLNSIDIRKASKEYLPLSIGGYARECVGESLIAKKDGFDGAIQILPMGCMPEIVSKSILPSVSRNNDFPIMTLIVDEMTGEAGYLTRIEAFLDLLERRRENNVSHGS encoded by the coding sequence ATGAAAATAACTTTTCCCCACTTTGGATATACCTATCTTGCTGTAAAAGCAATTTTTGATGGTTTGGGCATAGATTATGTAATTCCTCCTATAAATAATAAAACTGCTATTGAAATAGGAACTAGATATTCTCCAGAAGAAATATGCCTGCCATTTAAAATTATGATTGGCAATTATATTCAAAGTATAGAACAAGGTGCTGATACAATACTCATTATTGGAAGCTGCGGTCCATGTAGGTTTGGAGAATACTGCGAACTACAGATGAATATATTAAAAAAACTAGGATATGGCTTAAACATTATTGTGCTAGATAAGCCATCTGCAATAGGAATAAAAGAATTGTTGAATAGATTATATAAAATTTCTTCTAGCAGCTCAGTTGATACTAGAGAAAAGTTAAGGACTTTGTATACTGCAAATAAGATCATAAATTTATTAGATAAAATAGAGAGAAATGTCCATTTATTTGCAGGATATGAGATGAAAAGAGGCTGGTATAAGAATATTTTTAAGGAATGCATCAAAAAAGCTTATGACTGTAATGATCCTTATAGTATGTTAAAATTACTTGAACATTATGACCTTATGATAAGAAAGGCACCTTTAAATAAAAAGAAGAAACCACTTAAAATAGCAATTGTAGGAGAAATATATACTATAATAGAACCATTTGCAAATCTTTATATAGAAGATAAACTTATGGATTATGAAGTTTGCTCTTATAGAAGGTTGAGTCCTAGTTGGTGGATTAAGAATACTATACTAAGTATATTCAACCTCAATTCTATTGATATAAGGAAAGCATCGAAAGAATATCTTCCCCTATCAATAGGTGGTTATGCAAGAGAATGTGTAGGAGAATCGCTAATTGCAAAGAAAGATGGATTTGATGGTGCTATTCAAATATTGCCTATGGGATGTATGCCAGAAATCGTTTCAAAGTCAATATTACCATCAGTGTCTAGAAATAATGACTTTCCAATAATGACACTAATAGTAGATGAAATGACTGGAGAAGCAGGTTACTTAACTAGAATAGAAGCATTTTTAGATTTACTTGAGAGGAGAAGAGAAAATAATGTATCACATGGGAGTTGA
- a CDS encoding divalent cation tolerance protein CutA, with product MDFNFDNVKVETYIPKQYVDSLRSHLNDIGALTIDENYDNCISVSETTGYWRPLEGANPFKGTVGQICKSKECKLEFCCHKGLIEKVLIEIKKNHPYEQPVINIIPIINPQF from the coding sequence ATGGATTTTAATTTTGATAATGTAAAGGTAGAAACATATATTCCAAAACAATATGTGGATAGCTTGCGAAGTCACCTTAATGATATAGGTGCTTTAACTATTGATGAAAATTATGATAATTGTATTTCTGTTTCAGAAACTACAGGATACTGGAGACCTCTAGAAGGTGCTAATCCTTTCAAGGGAACTGTTGGTCAAATATGTAAATCAAAAGAATGTAAATTAGAGTTTTGCTGCCATAAAGGTTTAATTGAAAAAGTTTTAATTGAAATTAAGAAAAACCATCCATATGAACAACCAGTTATAAATATAATCCCAATAATTAATCCTCAATTTTAA
- a CDS encoding acyl-CoA dehydratase activase: protein MYHMGVDVGSVSTDVVITNEDMNIVDSLYLKTKGRPIDAIQYGFKILKDKYKNNEIASVGTTGSGRQIASFLIGSDITKNEITSHAIAALSVDKDVRTIIEIGGQDSKIILLNDGIVTDFAMNTVCAAGTGSFLDRQAERLCIPIEEFGNYALRSKEPVRIAGRCAVFAESDMIHKQQLGYSEEAIIKGLCDALVRNYLNNLARGKNIKSKVFFQGGVAANVGMKSAFEKTLNQEITVPNNFKVMGALGAAILSKEYIEKTCNKTKFKGFDIADTNIDSKNFECTGCPNRCEVVKLLAKESIIGFLGDRCGKWSNRKAV, encoded by the coding sequence ATGTATCACATGGGAGTTGATGTTGGTTCTGTTAGTACCGACGTAGTAATTACAAATGAGGATATGAATATAGTTGATTCACTATATTTAAAGACAAAAGGAAGACCAATAGATGCAATACAATATGGATTTAAAATATTAAAGGATAAGTATAAAAATAATGAAATAGCATCAGTTGGAACAACAGGAAGTGGAAGACAAATAGCTTCATTTTTAATAGGATCTGATATAACAAAGAATGAAATAACATCACATGCAATAGCTGCTTTAAGTGTTGATAAGGATGTAAGAACCATAATTGAAATTGGAGGTCAAGACTCTAAAATAATCTTGCTAAATGATGGTATAGTAACTGACTTTGCAATGAATACTGTATGTGCTGCCGGAACAGGTTCTTTTTTAGATAGGCAAGCTGAACGATTGTGTATACCAATAGAAGAGTTTGGAAATTATGCTCTAAGGTCTAAAGAGCCTGTTAGAATAGCAGGAAGATGTGCTGTATTTGCAGAATCAGATATGATACATAAGCAGCAATTAGGATATAGTGAAGAAGCTATAATAAAAGGCCTTTGTGATGCGCTAGTTAGAAATTATTTAAATAATTTAGCAAGGGGCAAAAATATAAAATCAAAGGTATTTTTTCAAGGAGGAGTTGCAGCAAATGTAGGTATGAAATCTGCATTTGAAAAAACACTTAACCAAGAGATAACGGTTCCAAATAATTTTAAAGTTATGGGTGCTTTGGGTGCAGCAATTTTATCAAAAGAATATATAGAAAAAACATGCAATAAGACTAAATTTAAAGGGTTTGACATTGCAGACACAAATATTGATTCTAAAAATTTCGAATGTACTGGCTGCCCCAATAGATGTGAAGTAGTAAAACTTTTAGCCAAAGAAAGTATTATAGGATTTTTGGGAGATAGATGTGGGAAATGGAGTAATCGTAAGGCTGTTTAG
- the lexA gene encoding transcriptional repressor LexA: MARIKSNKQIEIYEFIKSHIRQKGYPPSVREIGAAVGLSSTSTVHGHLERLEKKGLIKRDATKPRTIEVVENSMSRKEMINIPIIGTITAGVPILAVENIEDTFPLPADYVKSSNQLFILKVSGESMIDAGIFSGDFCIIEKTNSAENGDIVAALIENEATLKRFFKEKDHIRLQPENKTMKPIIVQDCKIIGKLVGLYRRYL, translated from the coding sequence ATGGCAAGGATTAAAAGTAATAAGCAAATAGAAATATATGAATTTATAAAAAGTCATATACGGCAAAAAGGCTACCCACCATCTGTAAGAGAAATTGGTGCAGCAGTTGGATTAAGTTCTACCTCTACAGTCCATGGTCATCTTGAACGTTTGGAGAAAAAAGGACTTATAAAAAGAGATGCTACAAAACCAAGAACTATAGAAGTTGTAGAAAATTCAATGAGCAGAAAAGAAATGATAAATATACCTATTATAGGAACAATTACTGCAGGTGTTCCTATATTAGCTGTAGAAAACATAGAAGATACTTTTCCATTACCAGCAGACTATGTTAAAAGCAGCAATCAATTATTTATATTAAAAGTATCTGGTGAAAGCATGATCGATGCAGGGATATTTAGTGGAGATTTTTGTATAATAGAAAAAACTAATTCAGCTGAAAATGGTGACATTGTTGCAGCTTTAATAGAAAATGAAGCTACTTTAAAGAGATTTTTTAAAGAAAAAGATCATATAAGGCTTCAACCCGAAAACAAAACAATGAAACCAATAATCGTACAAGATTGCAAGATTATTGGCAAATTAGTTGGTCTCTACAGACGCTATCTATAA
- a CDS encoding methionine gamma-lyase family protein — protein MIDLEKQKLKSIYHINDRVFELYDQAIKDVREQFEIYDDIKGYNQLKVLHAFQSERISESHFTNSSGYGYGDIGRDSLDKVYAKVFNSESALVRPHFVNGTHALATALFGNLRPNDTMISVCGTPYDTLHNVIGISGNKNIGSLKEYGVKYKQVDLTSEGKPDFDKIKSEIENDESIKLVHIQRSTGYGWRKSFLVSEIKEIIDFVKGINPKLICFVDNCYGEFIDTIEPTEVGADLIAGSLIKNIGGGIAPTGGYIAGKEEYVTQASYRLTAPGIGGECGSTFGVMRLLYEGLFLAPHIAIEALKGAIFCSRIMELADFEVLPRYTDKRSDIIQAIKFNDKEKLINFCKGIQSGSPIDSFVQCEPWDMPGYEDQVIMAAGSFVQGSSIELSADAPIREPYIGYLQGGLTFEHAKIGILIALSSILK, from the coding sequence ATGATAGATTTAGAAAAACAAAAGTTAAAAAGTATATATCATATAAATGATAGGGTATTTGAACTTTATGATCAAGCTATTAAAGATGTAAGAGAACAATTTGAAATATATGATGATATAAAAGGATATAATCAATTAAAAGTATTACATGCATTTCAAAGTGAAAGAATAAGTGAATCCCATTTCACAAATTCATCAGGATATGGATATGGAGATATAGGAAGAGATTCACTAGATAAAGTATACGCTAAAGTATTCAATTCTGAAAGTGCACTTGTAAGACCACATTTCGTAAATGGTACACATGCCTTGGCTACTGCACTATTTGGCAATCTGAGACCCAACGATACTATGATATCAGTATGTGGAACTCCTTATGATACATTACATAATGTTATAGGAATAAGTGGTAATAAAAATATAGGTTCCTTGAAAGAATATGGAGTAAAATATAAACAAGTAGATTTAACATCGGAAGGAAAACCTGATTTTGATAAGATAAAGTCTGAAATTGAAAATGATGAAAGTATAAAATTGGTACATATCCAAAGATCTACTGGTTATGGATGGAGAAAATCATTTCTAGTATCAGAAATAAAAGAAATTATAGATTTTGTAAAAGGTATTAATCCTAAATTAATATGTTTTGTAGATAATTGTTATGGAGAATTTATAGATACAATAGAACCAACAGAAGTTGGAGCTGACTTAATAGCAGGATCACTTATTAAAAATATAGGCGGAGGTATAGCTCCAACAGGCGGTTATATAGCAGGTAAGGAAGAATATGTAACTCAAGCATCGTATAGACTTACGGCTCCAGGAATAGGCGGGGAATGCGGCTCTACTTTTGGTGTTATGAGGCTTTTATATGAAGGACTCTTTTTGGCACCGCATATAGCTATAGAAGCATTAAAAGGAGCCATATTTTGTTCAAGAATAATGGAACTTGCTGATTTTGAAGTACTTCCTAGGTACACTGACAAGAGGAGCGATATAATACAAGCAATAAAGTTTAACGATAAAGAAAAACTTATAAACTTTTGCAAGGGTATTCAATCTGGCTCTCCTATAGATTCGTTTGTGCAATGTGAACCATGGGATATGCCTGGATATGAAGATCAGGTAATTATGGCAGCAGGATCCTTTGTTCAAGGTTCTTCAATAGAACTCTCAGCTGATGCACCTATTAGAGAGCCATATATAGGTTACTTGCAGGGAGGACTTACTTTTGAACATGCTAAAATTGGTATACTTATTGCACTTTCGAGTATTCTAAAGTAA
- a CDS encoding PHP domain-containing protein: MYKKGDFHIHSNSSDGKFTPGEIIKMAKSECVDILSITDHDTVDGLEEALKFGEIEKVKVIPGIELSTLYKEEKVHILGYFKSTEQISSSFKSYLKEMSDYRLYRAKKIVENLESIFNIKLDFDKILNEAHGVIARPHIAAEIINEGYNYSWSYIFKYLIGENSPAYVPNKKLNLEDGIKYLKSNNALIVLAHPVLIENLNLEELYQMQFDGIEAIYPANTKGQVKMFKEAALKYDKIITAGSDFHGIVKKDSNHAQKIGKVFLNSKDIDIFLKKLDSKI; encoded by the coding sequence TTGTATAAAAAGGGAGACTTCCATATACACTCTAATTCTTCAGATGGGAAATTTACTCCTGGAGAAATTATAAAGATGGCTAAGTCAGAATGTGTAGATATATTATCTATAACTGACCATGATACTGTAGATGGTCTAGAAGAAGCTTTAAAGTTCGGAGAAATAGAAAAAGTAAAGGTAATCCCAGGAATAGAATTATCCACCTTATACAAAGAAGAAAAAGTTCATATTCTTGGGTATTTTAAAAGTACAGAACAGATAAGTTCAAGTTTTAAAAGTTATTTAAAAGAAATGAGTGACTATAGACTTTATAGAGCTAAAAAGATTGTGGAAAATCTTGAATCAATTTTTAATATAAAACTTGATTTTGATAAGATATTAAATGAGGCACATGGAGTTATTGCAAGACCACATATTGCAGCAGAAATCATAAATGAAGGATATAATTATAGCTGGAGTTATATATTTAAGTATTTAATAGGAGAAAATAGTCCAGCGTATGTTCCAAATAAGAAATTGAACTTAGAAGATGGAATAAAGTATCTTAAATCAAACAATGCACTCATAGTTTTAGCACATCCTGTACTAATAGAAAACTTAAACTTGGAAGAACTTTATCAGATGCAATTTGATGGAATAGAAGCAATATATCCTGCTAATACCAAAGGTCAAGTAAAAATGTTCAAAGAGGCAGCTTTAAAATATGATAAAATAATTACTGCAGGTTCAGATTTCCATGGTATAGTAAAAAAAGACTCAAATCATGCACAAAAAATAGGAAAAGTATTCTTAAACTCTAAAGATATAGATATATTTTTAAAAAAACTAGACAGTAAAATATAA
- a CDS encoding TetR/AcrR family transcriptional regulator, with protein MTKRINDTKQREKQIVQAAQKIFLKKGYFRTTIDDIAAEVGVVRGTVLHYYNSKEKLMEAVLNHKGDSFIPYVTKIIENQDVSVTERLHKIIELCSEQFSNVKPQLIRYQRDYEKFRFLLDQIRIQTFYQLCEPFQKLLDDGCKEGVFCIHDTRARANSIVFAIFGVTGADISTEALLAELQIIINKFTQSHIN; from the coding sequence ATGACGAAACGAATCAATGATACAAAACAAAGAGAAAAGCAAATAGTACAGGCTGCTCAAAAAATATTTCTAAAAAAAGGATACTTTAGAACAACGATTGACGATATTGCCGCAGAAGTAGGGGTAGTAAGGGGAACAGTTCTTCACTACTATAATAGTAAGGAAAAGTTAATGGAAGCAGTGCTAAATCATAAGGGTGATTCCTTTATACCATACGTTACAAAGATTATTGAAAATCAGGATGTTTCTGTAACGGAACGTTTGCACAAAATTATAGAACTGTGCTCAGAGCAGTTTTCAAATGTCAAACCTCAATTGATAAGATACCAGAGAGATTATGAAAAATTTCGTTTTCTTCTTGATCAGATTAGGATTCAAACGTTTTATCAACTGTGTGAGCCCTTTCAAAAGCTGTTAGATGATGGTTGTAAAGAAGGTGTCTTTTGTATCCATGATACTAGAGCCAGAGCAAATAGTATTGTGTTTGCAATATTTGGAGTAACCGGTGCTGACATCTCAACTGAAGCACTCCTTGCAGAACTACAAATTATAATTAATAAATTTACTCAATCACATATAAATTAA
- a CDS encoding thioesterase family protein has protein sequence MYIDKISLVVRYAETDKMGIVHHSNYYIWFEMARSEFIKKIGINYSELEEENIMMPLVETHCKYYEGAKYDDKIRIETNVDELTPVKVIFAYNVIREKDNKLLAKGKTVQAFVNQNFKIINLKKNYNELWEKLQLLK, from the coding sequence TTGTATATAGATAAAATAAGTTTAGTAGTTAGGTATGCCGAAACTGATAAAATGGGAATAGTGCATCATTCAAATTATTATATTTGGTTTGAAATGGCAAGAAGCGAATTTATAAAAAAAATAGGCATTAATTATTCAGAACTTGAAGAAGAAAACATAATGATGCCTCTAGTAGAAACACATTGTAAATATTATGAAGGCGCAAAGTATGATGATAAAATAAGAATAGAAACTAATGTAGATGAATTAACACCAGTAAAAGTTATTTTTGCATACAATGTAATTAGAGAAAAAGATAATAAGTTACTAGCTAAAGGTAAGACTGTTCAAGCTTTTGTAAACCAAAACTTTAAAATAATTAATTTAAAGAAAAATTATAATGAGTTGTGGGAAAAACTTCAATTGCTAAAGTAA
- a CDS encoding acyl-CoA dehydratase activase-related protein, which translates to MIVGIPKGLLYCRYSPFINTFFKKLNVKVVTSPDTNKKILDMGAKFCIGEACLPIKIFHGHIAYLRDKCDIILIPRIMKIKKEEFICPEFCGLPEMVINDVPNMPKTITYPIYAFSKKSLNKWILNTGFLFTKNYFKIQRAYEAAILEQKRHIFGVNDNDCNLKIALVGHPYNLYDNFSNMDIVNKLKRLGIGIVTEEKLDRSIINLQVKDLLKKPFWTFAKNSYGFSTYMAKNKMVDGIIYVSSFACGIDSVVVELIKNKLGNFPIMVLKIDEHTGEAGFNTRLEAFADMIERRKYR; encoded by the coding sequence ATGATAGTTGGAATTCCTAAAGGATTGTTGTATTGTAGATATTCACCTTTTATAAATACTTTTTTTAAAAAGCTTAATGTAAAAGTTGTAACTTCCCCTGATACTAATAAAAAAATATTAGATATGGGAGCAAAATTTTGTATTGGTGAAGCATGCTTACCCATTAAAATTTTTCATGGGCACATTGCATATTTAAGAGATAAATGTGACATTATTTTAATACCACGTATTATGAAAATAAAAAAAGAAGAATTTATTTGCCCTGAATTCTGTGGACTGCCTGAAATGGTAATAAATGATGTACCTAATATGCCTAAAACCATAACCTACCCTATTTATGCTTTTTCAAAAAAAAGTTTAAATAAGTGGATTTTAAATACTGGATTTTTATTTACTAAAAACTACTTTAAAATTCAAAGGGCTTATGAAGCTGCAATATTAGAACAAAAAAGACATATATTTGGCGTAAATGATAATGATTGCAATTTGAAAATTGCTCTAGTTGGGCACCCGTATAATTTATATGATAACTTTAGTAATATGGATATAGTAAATAAATTAAAACGTCTTGGTATAGGAATAGTAACTGAAGAAAAATTAGATAGGAGTATAATAAACCTTCAAGTTAAGGATCTTTTAAAAAAGCCATTTTGGACATTTGCTAAAAATTCTTATGGTTTTTCTACATATATGGCCAAAAATAAAATGGTTGATGGCATAATATATGTATCTTCTTTTGCATGCGGCATTGATTCAGTAGTAGTGGAACTAATTAAAAATAAATTAGGCAACTTCCCTATTATGGTATTAAAAATAGATGAACATACGGGTGAAGCTGGATTTAATACTAGACTGGAAGCATTTGCAGATATGATAGAAAGGAGAAAATATAGATGA
- a CDS encoding tyrosine recombinase XerC: MNYRLNNIYNPDLPEYLNDFLNYLGTIKGKSKNTTSAYKSDLTMFFRFMKLYRGMVPNNCDFEKIKINDIDDVFLKKIKLNDLFAFISFAENYRNNGSYARARKVASIKSFFKYLYGKAKVISDNPALELESPKIEKRNPIYLTLDESRNLLNAIDGKYKERDYCIITIFLNCGLRLSELCGINISKIKGDILEVIGKGNKERTVYLNDACLKAISSYLNIRNKKIDKIIDKDALFISKNYKRINKRSVELMLKKYLAKANLDTQKYTPHKLRHTAATLMYKYGNVDIRSLQEILGHENVSTTQIYTHVDDEELREAVKSNPLSKE; this comes from the coding sequence ATGAATTATAGGTTAAATAATATATATAATCCTGATCTTCCTGAGTATTTAAATGACTTTCTAAATTATTTAGGAACTATAAAGGGTAAGTCTAAAAACACCACATCAGCATATAAGTCAGATTTGACTATGTTTTTTAGATTCATGAAATTGTATAGAGGTATGGTGCCAAATAACTGTGATTTTGAAAAAATAAAAATAAATGACATAGATGATGTTTTTTTAAAGAAAATAAAATTAAATGATCTCTTTGCTTTTATATCATTTGCTGAAAATTATAGAAACAATGGGAGTTATGCAAGGGCAAGAAAAGTAGCTTCTATTAAGTCTTTTTTTAAATATTTATATGGCAAGGCTAAAGTTATATCCGATAATCCTGCTTTAGAACTTGAATCTCCAAAAATAGAAAAAAGAAATCCAATTTATTTAACCTTAGATGAAAGCAGGAATCTTCTAAACGCAATTGATGGAAAGTATAAAGAAAGAGATTATTGTATAATCACTATATTTTTAAATTGCGGTTTAAGACTTTCAGAGTTATGCGGAATAAACATTTCTAAAATCAAAGGCGATATATTAGAAGTAATAGGAAAGGGGAATAAAGAAAGAACTGTTTATTTAAATGATGCTTGTTTAAAAGCAATTTCTTCATATTTAAATATTAGAAATAAGAAGATAGATAAAATAATAGATAAAGATGCCCTTTTCATAAGCAAAAATTATAAAAGAATCAACAAACGTTCCGTAGAATTGATGTTAAAAAAATACTTAGCAAAAGCTAACTTAGATACGCAAAAATATACTCCTCATAAATTAAGACATACAGCGGCAACTCTTATGTATAAATACGGAAATGTAGATATAAGAAGTTTACAAGAAATACTGGGCCACGAAAATGTATCAACTACTCAAATATATACTCACGTTGACGATGAAGAATTAAGAGAAGCTGTAAAATCAAATCCTCTAAGTAAAGAATAG
- a CDS encoding 2-dehydropantoate 2-reductase N-terminal domain-containing protein, producing the protein MRILVYGAGVLGCNLAHLLYKSKKNVTLLARGSWYEEIKQNGLTIRHKFKIKNTNDKICVINSLTDQDFYDVIFVALKYTQLGSIIPILNKNSSRNIVFIGNNTNAKEYLDLLKEKNVFFGFFSAAGQRTNKYVDSFYLNEMTIGRIDNSHESDEWIKSIFQGTKMRLTIENKMDDWLKSHAALILPFVYAAYYTGYNYRKIKRNKMVLYKIIDSVREYYDVLKELGYEVLPKSDYEFVTSKKIKCYMFLKLCCYTSLGDLCVCDHAKNGKNEMIKLNDEFRELLANAMVRTPNADVLEKYIPSK; encoded by the coding sequence ATGAGAATACTTGTTTATGGTGCAGGAGTGTTAGGATGTAATTTAGCACATTTACTCTATAAATCCAAAAAGAATGTAACGCTTCTTGCAAGAGGAAGTTGGTATGAGGAAATTAAACAGAATGGGCTAACAATCAGACATAAATTTAAGATTAAAAATACAAATGATAAAATATGTGTGATTAATTCTTTGACGGATCAGGATTTCTATGATGTAATCTTTGTTGCTTTGAAATATACACAACTTGGAAGTATCATTCCGATTTTAAATAAGAATTCGAGTAGAAATATTGTTTTTATTGGGAACAATACAAATGCAAAAGAGTATTTAGATCTATTGAAAGAGAAAAACGTATTTTTTGGATTCTTTAGTGCAGCTGGGCAAAGAACCAATAAATATGTTGATTCTTTTTATTTAAATGAAATGACGATTGGAAGAATAGATAATTCTCATGAAAGTGATGAATGGATAAAGAGCATTTTTCAGGGAACAAAAATGAGACTTACCATTGAAAATAAAATGGATGATTGGCTAAAAAGTCATGCAGCATTGATTCTTCCGTTTGTATATGCAGCATATTATACAGGGTATAATTATAGAAAAATCAAGAGAAATAAGATGGTTTTGTATAAAATTATAGATTCTGTAAGAGAGTATTATGATGTGTTAAAAGAACTTGGGTATGAGGTGTTGCCGAAGAGTGATTACGAATTTGTTACCTCGAAAAAAATCAAGTGTTATATGTTTTTAAAATTGTGTTGCTATACGTCACTTGGAGATCTGTGCGTATGCGATCATGCAAAAAATGGTAAGAATGAGATGATAAAATTAAATGATGAGTTCCGAGAATTGTTAGCAAATGCAATGGTGAGAACACCCAATGCAGATGTTCTTGAAAAATACATACCATCTAAATAA